TGCAACAGGCAGCAGCAATGTTTGAAAGGCAAGGCGATCGCCTCAATCAAGCAATGGCTTTGAGCAATCTAGCGGCGACTTTAGCACAATTGCAGCAGTGGGATGAAGCGGAACAAGCGATAAATTCCAGTTTATCTGTGCTAAATTCGCCAACCAAAAGTGCGGAACAAGTGCGAATTTTGGCTCAAACTCAAGATATTCAAGCACAACTGCAACTAGAACGCGGACAAGTTCAAGCGGCTGTAGATACTTGGACGCAGGCATCCAAACTGTATCGGCAAATTAATGCCAACGAGCAATTTATCGAAACTCAGATTAACCAGAGCCGAGCTTGGGAAGCGTTGGGATTGTATCCTAGAGCCTGCAAAACTCTCTTAACCGCTTTGAAACTGGAATCGGAAACTTGTAGATTTTCTAAGGAAACTTTGGCAAGTTGGCAAAATCAACCAGCTTCTCGCCAAAATATCCAAGCTATGAATGCGTTAGGTCAGGTTTTGCGAGTTTTGGGGCAACTGGAACAGTCAGAGCGAGCTTTAATGGCGGGGTTGGCGGCGGCTCAAAAATTGAACTTAACTCAAGAACAAGCGGCTATTTACCTCAATTTGGGCAATACAAAACGCGCTTTTGCCAACGAATCTATCTCAGAAACAGAAGAGAAAATTCAGTTTGAGCGATCGGCTGTGGAAAATTACACCAAAGCTGCCCAAATGTCAACTCGCAAAGAGACGCGAATGCAAGCGCAGGTTAATCAATTCAGCTTATTGCTGGATGGGGAAAAGCGATCGGAGGCAGAGGCATTGTGGCGATCGATCCAATCTCAAGTTAGTGAAATTCCATCCAATCGAACTGGACTCTACGCGCAAATTAATTTAGCGCAAAACTTGTTGAAATTGGCGATAAGGGAGCGGGAGAGCGGGAGAGCGGGAGAGTGGGGGAGTGGGGGAAATTCTGTCTCTCTCTCTGCTAATCTCCAGTCTCCTTTATTGAGAGAGATCGAGGAAATGCTCGATCGAACTTTAGGAGAAGCGAAGCGTTTGGGCGATCGGCGTATCCAAGCTTATATCCTGGGTATACAGGGTAGGTTATGGGAAGTCCAGCAGCAACAAGTACAGGCAGAAAAGCTCACAAATCAAGCTTTGAGTTTGGCTCCTCCTTTTGAATTTCCCGAAGTTGCTTACGAGTTGTTTTGGCAAATGGGACGCCTCCGCAAAGCGCAAGGGGATATAGAAGGGGCTGTGGGTTACTATAGCCAAGCTGTGAATATCTTATCTTCTCTGCGAGCTGACTTGGTGACCATCCAATCGCAAGTACAATTCTCGTTTCGGGAAAGTGTCGAACCGATTTATCGCGAGTTAGTGGGGTTACTTTTGGAAGGAGAGGGGAAGGTTACCGATCGAGCTAAACTGAAGCTAGCTCGTCAGACGATCGAGTCTTTGCAGTTGG
This Aerosakkonema funiforme FACHB-1375 DNA region includes the following protein-coding sequences:
- a CDS encoding CHAT domain-containing protein, whose amino-acid sequence is MVFWILDERILNLLRHFKAEPIQNPKSKIQNRVTKLRWLPQATFLFVLFFISFLLVITTPVAVTQVRGAETMQLHQISGFNLIQEARNLYNEGRFQEVAPLLQQAAAMFERQGDRLNQAMALSNLAATLAQLQQWDEAEQAINSSLSVLNSPTKSAEQVRILAQTQDIQAQLQLERGQVQAAVDTWTQASKLYRQINANEQFIETQINQSRAWEALGLYPRACKTLLTALKLESETCRFSKETLASWQNQPASRQNIQAMNALGQVLRVLGQLEQSERALMAGLAAAQKLNLTQEQAAIYLNLGNTKRAFANESISETEEKIQFERSAVENYTKAAQMSTRKETRMQAQVNQFSLLLDGEKRSEAEALWRSIQSQVSEIPSNRTGLYAQINLAQNLLKLAIRERESGRAGEWGSGGNSVSLSANLQSPLLREIEEMLDRTLGEAKRLGDRRIQAYILGIQGRLWEVQQQQVQAEKLTNQALSLAPPFEFPEVAYELFWQMGRLRKAQGDIEGAVGYYSQAVNILSSLRADLVTIQSQVQFSFRESVEPIYRELVGLLLEGEGKVTDRAKLKLARQTIESLQLAELDNFFQDACADVKARIIDEVDRTAAIIYPIILGDRLEVILSVPDRVASLQENRSLRHYSTAKSKAELESIFKRARVSLRRTAFPQERLPLAQQLYDLLIRPAEKDLAASGVKTLVFVLDGYLRNLPMAILHDGQKYLIEKYSIALTPGLQLLEPRPLTQVRLRTLTGALTEARQGFPALPAVASEVEQISSAVPADTLINQQFITQELQAQINKIPFPVVHLATHGQFSSKASETFILTWDERINVKQLDLLLRSRSQEKKAPIELLVLSACETAAGDDRAALGLAGIAIRSGARSTLATLWQVNDESTSIVMAEFYRQLTKPGISKAEALRNAQLKLLRNPQYQNPYFWAPFVLVGNWQ